The following nucleotide sequence is from Apium graveolens cultivar Ventura chromosome 4, ASM990537v1, whole genome shotgun sequence.
ACCGGCTCAGTGGTTCCTGCTTTGTACTTCCATTCTGTGCCTGGAACACACAACTCTGCCAAAATATAATCCAAGTCCAAATCCTCCCTAGTCTTCTGTACCCAATCATCAGCAGTCTTAGGCCTCGCAGGTTGATTTATAACCCAACGAATAGCAGCCGGATGATAATCAACTGTCAACCCAcgaacaacagaatacccattcttgtcCTCCTTAGCATTTGTATAAAATTCCCGCACAATGCTCATCAGAACCACAGTGGGTGTCTCACAGAAAGTCTGCCAATCATTCTCAacaatcatctccaacagcttcCCATCCTTAGACGTcggtaaaaatcccctctccttagCAATCGGCTTAGACATCAACCTAGTGAACTCCGCCTGAGCCTCCGGTGAAGTAAATCTGTTCTCTGTGCCACCCACACTAGAATTCTCGGTGGACGAGGGATGGGTGTTATTACTCCCCATGGTTCGTGCTCTTTTGGGTGCCATAATCACAAGTGATAGCGATTTGGGTGTAAGGATTGTATATAGAAGAGGCTAGGGTTTTTAGGTATAGGACATGTGTTTGTATGtatatagatgtatatatatGATAGATATAGGAGGGGTGGGAAGCTATAAGGGCTGTAGAAAATGGTTAGGTTTCGGGTAAAATTCGGGTGGGGCtgttgtgtttttgttttgagttttttattttttttccagAGAGTCAGCATGGGCGCCTGGCTAGGGCGCGGGTGCGCCTGGCTCctgtaaaaaataatattttttcattttttttccaGCAAAAATACAACAAAtgcatgggttgcctcccacgaagcgtTTGTTTTACGTCTTTAGCTTGATGTGAAACTTTGAAACCAAGTTGTCACAAGAACGGCACTCACCACCTCACGATTcgccgtatccccataataatacttcaacctctgaccatttactttaaACGCTTGGTATGGATGCTTATCAAAAATTTCCACAgctccatgtgaaaacacagttttgacaatgaACGGACCTGACCACCGTGACTTAAGCTTTCCTGaaaaaagtcagagacgagagttgaataatagAACTTGCTGACCAGGTACAAATGCCTTGTGCACTAACCTCCTATCATGCCATCTCTTGACCTTTTCCTTGTATAACTTGTTATTTTTATAATCCTGTAGAAGAAATTCGTCGAGTTCATTAAGTTGGAGAATTCTTTTTCTCCAACAGCTTCCATGTCAAGATTcagcttcttcaaagcccaatatgatTTATGTTCTAGCTCCGCAGGCAAATGACACACCTTACCATATACCACCTGGAAATGAGACATTCCTAGAGGAGTCTTAAATGCTGTTCTGCaggcccaaacagcttcatctagctttaaagaccaatctttccttgacggattCACAACCTTCTCCAAGATTCGCTTGATCTCTCGATTAGAGACTTCAACttgcccattagtttgaggatgataTGTTGTGGCCACACGATGATTCACATGATATCTTTCCATTAATAAAGTAAATTTGCGATTGTAGAAATGCGATTCCTCATAACTGATTATGACCCTTGGAGTACCAAAATATGTGAACATCTTCTTATGAAGAAAATTGATCACCACCTTAGCATCGTTGGTTGGAAAAATTTTAACCTCAACCCATTTAGACACATAATCTACCGCCAAAAGAATATATTGATTATTGCatgatgagacaaatggccccatgaagttgattccccaaacatcaaaaaATATCAACTTCGAGAAGCACATTGAGAGGCATATTGTCTCTCTTGGACATATTTGTAACTTGTTGAGAGCGATCACATCTCAacacgaactgatgagcatctttaaacaaagttggccagaaaaatcccgcttgaaggatacGGGCAGCTGTCTTGTCTCCACCATAATGGCCACCATACACAGTAtaatgacagtctcgcaagatacccttCGTCTCACTATACAGAATGCACCTCCTGATAATCTGGTCTGCCCCCTATCTAAACAAGAATGGCTCATCCCAtcgataccacttcacctcacgtagaaacttcttcctttgagcataagagagttttgggggaataacattactcacaagatagttcacaatatctgcaaaccatggttcttcttcttgcaccccaaaacgttgctcatctggaaaagattcattgatcaacgTCTTATCCTATAAAGCTTTGCCTTGATCTTCCAAATGTGAGAGAGGATCAGCTACCTGATTTTCTGTACCTTTCCTCTCTTTGATTTCCAGC
It contains:
- the LOC141719018 gene encoding uncharacterized protein LOC141719018; this translates as MRVFFGKDFSKISKPLCNLLEKDIPLKFDEECVVAFESLKKSLTTAPVITVPDSNEPFEMICDASDFVVGAVLGQRKKYIFHGFYYDSKTLNDYVSKWVEVKIFPTNDAKVVINFLHKKMFTYFGTPRVIISYEESHFYNRKFTLLMERYHVNHRVATTYHPQTNGQVEVSNREIKRILEKVVYGKVCHLPAELEHKSYWALKKLNLDMEAVGEKEFSNLMNSTNFFYRIIKITSYTRKRSRDGMIGGKLKSRWSGPFIVKTVFSHGAVEIFDKHPYQAFKVNGQRLKYYYGDTANREVVSAVLVTTWFQSFTSS